The sequence below is a genomic window from Chelmon rostratus isolate fCheRos1 chromosome 24, fCheRos1.pri, whole genome shotgun sequence.
CTCAGACAGACTGATCTTCCTTGTCTTCCTGCCTGTGATTAACCAAAAAACCTGTATCATGCCAGTGTTAACACACCAAATGTACAACTCAAGTACCAAAAAGCAGTGTTAGAAACGTTTTAAACAAGGTTTCCTGTGGCTTTAAATTCCACTTTTTATATGCAGTATTTGTCAGTGCTGGAGTGCTGATAGAATCTCCTAAAACGGTGCAGTTagcaacacatttcagcctCGAAAAGCAGGATAAACATGAGTTATTGAATgagaaatgtatattttctaaCTTTCTAACTTCTTTGCCTTTACACTGATGCTACCTGTAACCCATAGCACTTGAGTaatagcctttttttttgtgactgtCTTACATGGGAAGATATTTTCAAATCGTATTATTAGCAATAACAAAgggatatttattttttacaaactGTGCATTTTCTAGTTCAAGTATAATGTGTGATGTGAACGCTTTCACAAATAACATTTTCCAAATACATCCAGCGAACGTGCAAACGCCACTCGAGGACGTGCAATGCTTATTTTAAGCTTGAGCACACGTTCAGCACACAGATTCAGCTGATGTACAGATATCTGAATAGGATTCAGCCATAAATGTTTGTCTATGCActgttgctttttatttgtttttgctttttattcaaGAACAGCACATGCACTGCAGCTCTGGAGAACAGAGTGCTGTTTTCCTGTATTAACGGTGCCATAACGAATGGACTTGTGTTAACTCTTCCAGGTTATTATCTGTTTTCTCCTTGTGTGAGCAACATTTCTGGAATGCTGCATCTCACTGAATAAACCTGAGTGGAAAGTGTGACTGATGTTCTCAGGTGATGGTGTGGTgcctgttttcagtttctgtttaaaCATAATTACACAAAATCTGAACTATGCTTTGTCATAGTTCAGATTTGTGTCATAACTAAAAGTACTTATTATACAGAATGGCCACTTTCAGGGTCGAGTCAGTCTTGGCCTCAatctataacaatgcatcaCATGTTTTGTATATAAAATCACAGCAACTCGACCTGTTAAATAAAtttagtggagtaaaaataCTACAAATCTAAAGCATCATAAATTATAAATCTTACTTAATCTCATTAAATTTGACTTTGCTGACATCTTCTCCTTGTGCATGGAGCCCTGTTCACTGTATACCACCACTACCTCCGCACAACACtactgatgatgataaaaaactATATTTATTTAACACCTTTCATACATGAAATGCAGCTTAAAGTATTTTGCAGCTGAGAAaacacatgcaccaagtgcttcacataaaaataaGGATGGAAATAGAAGCACCAACAGTATCACACGCATTAGAAGAAGGTAAGAAAGTCCACTAATTAACCCCTGACGAAGCACACCTGTTAACTAAGACCCATCACAGGGGTTTATACCACATGAAGCTGGTTTGGACAGTGCAAACAGTGGCTGCTTCAAATAATCCAAAATTGAAAACATTCtcctttttaaagtttttttttagttaccACATAATACTTCATAGCCCTAATGCCTCCAGTACTACTGTACAAcgtagaaaaaatataaaaaaaatatatagtaaaAATATTGAATGAAAAGGTGTGTTCTGCCTGACTGTATATGCGCCTGcaatgggccattctgcattCTGTAGTATGTTATAATTCTGActtctttattattttaatttgctaaaataaatcaaattaaaaagcaaCTCGTTAATTTCACCTGTGAAAAAGTTCAAGTTCCTCATTCCAACGGCCATATATTTGGGTATTTCTTTGCCCTGAGTTTAACCTTCAGGCGGACTCCGTCTACAACTACATATTAATACCACCTCATACTTAAGGAATTTGAATACCTTAAACCCCCCAAACTGCCCCttaattaaactgtaaaatatgtaTCGTATGTATTAGGGTAGTTTTATGCTTCTGGATCGGAGTCAGACGAGGACACGTCTTTGACAGCTGCCTGCCAGGACATGTTCAGGGCAAATTTAAATTTAGCATTTGGCTACAGTAGAAACACCTGTGTTAGCTACGTGTGCCGCTGGAATTTGTAGTTCTTTAAAACACCCGGTTGTGATGTATGAGGGACATTGATTACGagttattttatctttttttaaaatgtccttctctttcacctgtttgtctctctgtggttgatTTAATCGTTAAAGATGGAGGTTAGTTTAACTTCGGTGTGACGCAGATATTTTAGCCGAGGAGAAGGTAAGAGTCTCACTCCTgtttaattcagttttgttgtgttttgtagcctgttagcattgtgtcagattttttaaaaaaatagctTTTATTCGGCGTTAAAACCGTTGAACAAGCTAAAATAACACAGTGCAGTATAGGAACGCTAGCGCATTTCCTCTGAGCATATTGAGTTAGAGCAACATGTGATTGAGCTGCTAGAGATGCTAAAACCAACAAGTagcgataaaaaaaaaactattaaaataccgaacttaaagtaaaagtcctgcattcaaaatcttacgTAAAAGGACAAAAGTATGATCAgcaaaaatgtacattaaatagtaacagaaaaagcaaaatggCGCCTGTCACTgtatattattacatatatttattgtttgtatgAGCAGCGTTTTAATGTAGCTGGTGATGGTGAGGACTGTTTTATGCACAGTTGAGGtgttaaatgtataaaaatactTGAGTAATATCATTTAAAAGAGTTTTATCATAATTTTGTGCTCCGCCTCAGCTAGAGGCATTTTACTTGTAGCTTcttttgtgtaaaaatacagattttagaTGAATTTTCTGAATAATCTCAGATCTTGGCTGGTCTTTGTTGTGGAACAGATTTCTGTTAATGCGCACCATCTAGTGGAGGAAACGTAGAACTACATCAcctcagtgacagcagtgttttaaaCTGCTCCTAGGTCAGTAAATAGCAAGTCCCAGAGTATCCCAATGCCAAAATGCTCTCTAGAACACACCCAAAATATGCATATTCTCACTGTGTGGAAGTAATACACCTCCACACAGGTGCAGCTAATTCAACTAATTATGGCAACGTGTGATCCAGATGCGCCAATTAGCGAGAGCAATGATACAGACTGATTACTGCATGTATCGTTGGTGTTACTAGCTACAGCTGGTGCTGACTTCACAAACAAATGTCACTGTTGTCTTAGGAGAGGTGTGTTTTTTAGGTTGCCAAAAGTGTGGATATTTCGATTCCAAATGTTCAAAATAATTTCTACACAATTTctattaattattcatttgcGAGTATTGAAAACGCTGAAACTACAATCAGATCTTCTGCCCAAGGCTGCACAAATAGCAGGGAACACAATCAATAGGCTGCATTCAATACCATGTGATTACTAATATCATGAAGAGCTGCAAAAATAACTTCAAAATCAAGAGTCAAAATATGTGAAAGTATTTATATCATGTATCAAAGCATATATTCCAAAAtaggaaaagaaatcaaaaaagTTTGTACAAAATTCcaacacaacaggaagaaaTAGGAATACTGTGGACAAATTGAAAATAATACTGTGATGATTTAGTGCGTAATGTAAACATAGAAAATGCAACATAATCACATGAGATATATTTGAGAGgtaaaataatcatttgtgctttttctgagaaaaaaagattGCCAGCCcggttgctatggcaacacCCATCTGTTCCCAGCATCCTGCAGACAGGTCAGGCGACGGCTGTGCCGGCTTTGCCTGGCAGTTTGTAGTTCAGGCCAATCACAAGTGAGCAGAACTGACTGGCGTCCACAAAGTCGCAGCACAGGATGTTGACTCCGCTCTCCTCGCTGCCCGGCCGCTGCTCGCTCGCCCAGCGCAACAGGAACGAGAGAGCCCTCATCGTCATCTTCCTCATGTTCTggaagggatggaggaggacgTAAGGAGCGTCCTCTGTCAGGTTCAGACCGCTGACGTAAAAACCAGCTGGAAAATAtaaaccagtaaaaaaaaaaaaacagtgagggCTGACAGAAGGAAGGTTGCTGAGGTTTCACtcatgaaaataacaacagctGTTAAACAGGAAGTCTGTAAACCAGCAAGTGAAATTAAATGTACCTGCAGAAGTGCAGCTTTTTAACTCTCAGTGCTAATTAGTGTAGTTTTCACTCCTCTACATTTATTTAAGAGCTATAGAGACTCGTTACTAATGACCCAGCAGGATATGAAGTAGTTCAAACAAGCCTTCACTTTGACCAACATCAATATTAAAGAACTACTTACATATTTGTACATCAATATGATCCAATCTGCATTATCACTactttttttatacattttaagtGTATTTGCACTTACTTTAtgtttacttcagtaaaattcTGAATGCAGGGCTGTAACctgtaattaaatgtttttatagtGCCTCTTTTACTCTGGTAAATGATTGGAATacttcctccatctctgcctaCCTGgtcttcctctgctcttctggTCCTCCAAGTAGGCGATCACCTTCTTCGGGTCTGGGCTGTCGGCATACCTGGAGACAGAGCGCCCCCATGAGGTCAGTCACTTTAATGTTTAACTGACTATTTAAATATGACGTAAACATGGTGTGACACATAACTTGACATTAAAACAGTTCGAGACACATTGTGTATGTACCAGTAGGGTATTTCAGTCCACAGCTCAGGGTGCTGCAGCACCATCTGCTGGTCACCATAGGAAACAATGACCTGCTGACCTCTGGACCAACAGGACCGCAGAGTGGGAGCGTCCTGCTTATCAACACATGTGCGCAGTGAGAAGTCTCAAAACTGACTTTTTAAGAAATAACTCATGAAACAGTTCAGAAcctaaatatatttaatttacaattcaggagaaaaacagaaaatcgtcacatttaagaagctggacccagcaaatgtttgacatatttattcttgttttacTAATTGATTGAATTAATTATCTTGTTGATCGACTAATTGAATAACTGATGAAACTGTTCCTCGTCCCTGTCTCCATCAGCTCGGTTACCTGTGGGGAGCAGAGTTTCTTCCCGAACAGCGTGATGATGAAGTCCACCAGGCGACCGTGATCTTCATCAGTCAGCGATTCAAAATGCGAGCAGGAAATGATTACGATCTCTTTTGGATGATCGTCCAACCAGGTAGCCAGTTCATCCAGagcctcctgcacacacacacacacacacacacacacacacacacacattggccGACTTAACACCAGAGTCTGAGTTTTCTTGCTTGTTTGTCTGTGGCTCAATACAGCTTTTGACTGTGTATAATGTGAGGAGGGGCtgttgtatgtgtgtacctGCACGGTCATCACTGTGTAGATGCCGTGGGCAAAGAACAGAGTTCGGCCTCCTTTTGGCTTCGTGGCGATGCGCAGATCCAAGAAACGAACACCGAGATCACACTGGTCACAGAGGACAGACtgctatacacacacagccggaagaagaggaagaaaataaatgttcaaaTATGGAAACATGTGCAATAAGTCAGCAACTCTCTTTCAGTTGCATGAAACATAGCTAACTGAGGTTGAGCTCCAGGAAATtgtaatgaacatttttcacagGTTTTTAGACCAATTTTATACATCAAACCTTTAATTCattgacaaaacaaagacagattaatcattaattaaaataattgttcGTTTCAGCCTCTGGCAAAagcttttttatctttcttttttatttactccACGACTGTACTTTCCTTCAGTGCTGGTTCAGATGAGATTAGATTCAACTGTATTgtacaacaaaatgcagtttaacTATTTAGCCAGTACTCCTACTTCACATTTAGTGTcaaataatgtgttttcttaAATATGCATAGtttataaagtagttaaaactagctccacctcgaccaggaacaatattaaaatgctgcCTACATGTTAACGCAGCTGTAGTAATATTTAAATGAtacatataataaaataatactgACAGTGGGCTTTCAGCTgcagaattattatttttacacttgATACTTTTCAATACTATTGTGAGTACAATTTGTTGATAATACCTCTGTACTTCAAGGACTTGTAGTGGACTGTTTTTATCTATTTGTCTGCTCACAGTCTGTAAAGGTGCAAGTTCAGAAACagcacctgaacgcaccaccTGAGGCCAGATTGTGTCACTTCAAATCCTGTGAGGGACAGTtgtatttagtgtgtgtgtgtgtgtgtgtgtgtgtgtgtgtgtgtgtgtgtgtgtgtgtgagcgtgcgcACGCGCTCTCTACCTGCGTGGTGGCCCAGCGGGAGACGCAGGGTCGAGTCCAGCAGGGGAACAGCCTGTCACTCACCCTGAGGAGGCAGGGCTCTGATCtcagg
It includes:
- the LOC121627444 gene encoding PI-PLC X domain-containing protein 1-like isoform X1 — its product is MEDDERTQLGGNPNWMSRLPEELLDVPLWNLAIPGSHDSMSFCLDVSSPVLRSEPCLLRVSDRLFPCWTRPCVSRWATTQQSVLCDQCDLGVRFLDLRIATKPKGGRTLFFAHGIYTVMTVQEALDELATWLDDHPKEIVIISCSHFESLTDEDHGRLVDFIITLFGKKLCSPQDAPTLRSCWSRGQQVIVSYGDQQMVLQHPELWTEIPYWYADSPDPKKVIAYLEDQKSRGRPAGFYVSGLNLTEDAPYVLLHPFQNMRKMTMRALSFLLRWASEQRPGSEESGVNILCCDFVDASQFCSLVIGLNYKLPGKAGTAVA
- the LOC121627444 gene encoding PI-PLC X domain-containing protein 1-like isoform X2: MEDDERTQLGGNPNWMSRLPEELLDVPLWNLAIPGSHDSMSFCLDVSSPVLRSEPCLLRVSDRLFPCWTRPCVSRWATTQSVLCDQCDLGVRFLDLRIATKPKGGRTLFFAHGIYTVMTVQEALDELATWLDDHPKEIVIISCSHFESLTDEDHGRLVDFIITLFGKKLCSPQDAPTLRSCWSRGQQVIVSYGDQQMVLQHPELWTEIPYWYADSPDPKKVIAYLEDQKSRGRPAGFYVSGLNLTEDAPYVLLHPFQNMRKMTMRALSFLLRWASEQRPGSEESGVNILCCDFVDASQFCSLVIGLNYKLPGKAGTAVA